A section of the Agarivorans litoreus genome encodes:
- a CDS encoding ParA family protein codes for MGKVIAVANQKGGVGKTTTSVNLAASMAATKRKVLLIDLDPQGNATMGSGVDKYDVPKTAYELLIDEEPIDQVTVKDTSGFFDLIAANSDVTAAEIKLMEFFAREVRLRNALAPVRDYYDYIFIDCPPSLNMLTVNAMAAADSVLVPMQCEYYALEGLTALVDTISKLASVVNPDLQVEGILRTMFDPRNRLSSDVSDQLKQHFGKKVYRTVIPRNVRLAEAPSFGKPAMYYDKTSNGSKAYLALAGEIIRRHEEEAQAVVVD; via the coding sequence GTGGGTAAAGTAATTGCGGTTGCCAACCAGAAAGGTGGCGTAGGAAAAACTACAACCAGCGTAAATTTAGCGGCGTCTATGGCGGCCACTAAACGCAAAGTATTGTTGATTGACCTAGACCCACAAGGTAATGCCACCATGGGCAGTGGTGTTGATAAATACGATGTTCCAAAAACAGCCTATGAGTTACTGATTGATGAAGAACCTATCGATCAAGTAACGGTAAAAGATACCAGCGGATTTTTTGATTTAATTGCAGCTAACTCTGATGTTACTGCTGCTGAAATTAAATTAATGGAGTTTTTCGCGCGCGAAGTACGCTTACGTAATGCATTAGCGCCCGTGCGTGACTACTACGATTACATTTTCATAGATTGCCCGCCTTCGCTCAACATGCTTACTGTTAATGCAATGGCTGCTGCCGACAGTGTATTGGTGCCAATGCAGTGTGAGTATTACGCCTTAGAAGGCTTAACCGCTTTAGTTGATACCATTAGTAAATTGGCTTCAGTGGTTAATCCTGATCTGCAAGTTGAAGGCATTTTGCGCACCATGTTCGATCCTCGAAATAGGTTATCGTCGGATGTAAGTGATCAGCTTAAGCAGCATTTTGGTAAAAAAGTCTACCGAACTGTGATCCCAAGAAATGTGCGTTTGGCCGAAGCCCCTAGCTTTGGTAAACCAGCCATGTATTATGATAAAACGTCAAATGGTTCTAAGGCTTACCTTGCTTTAGCGGGTGAAATTATTCGCCGCCATGAAGAAGAAGCACAAGCGGTGGTCGTAGATTAA
- a CDS encoding ParB/RepB/Spo0J family partition protein, whose product MSARKRGLGKGLDLLLSTSNNARQRQVEEDTKADTNQQTVDQNRGELRKLPIEWLRPGKYQPRKDMSAEALEELAHSIEAQGVIQPIVVREVGDNQFEIIAGERRWRASQQIHLHDVPCLIKNVSDENAVAIALIENIQREDLNAMEEAVALDRLMNEFELTHQQVAEAVGKSRTTVTNLLRLNSLDNDVKILLEHGDIEMGHARALLALSGETQAETARNVAAKGLTVRDTEKLVKAVLNPKAPKQAAKVDPDINRLEQRISERLGAGVKIQQNKKGQGKLVIDYANLDELDAILALFIDSDETL is encoded by the coding sequence ATGTCAGCGAGAAAACGTGGATTAGGTAAAGGATTAGATTTATTACTCAGTACCAGTAATAACGCTCGTCAGCGTCAAGTTGAAGAGGACACTAAAGCCGATACTAATCAGCAAACCGTTGATCAAAACCGTGGTGAGCTGCGTAAGCTACCCATCGAATGGTTACGCCCAGGTAAGTACCAACCACGTAAAGACATGTCGGCTGAAGCGCTCGAGGAACTGGCTCACTCGATTGAAGCACAAGGGGTTATTCAACCCATTGTGGTTCGAGAAGTGGGTGATAATCAATTTGAGATTATTGCTGGTGAGCGCCGTTGGCGCGCCTCGCAACAAATTCATCTGCACGATGTTCCTTGTTTGATTAAAAACGTGAGTGATGAAAACGCGGTTGCTATTGCACTTATTGAGAATATTCAGCGTGAAGATCTTAATGCAATGGAAGAAGCGGTTGCCCTTGACCGTTTAATGAATGAATTTGAACTTACTCATCAGCAGGTCGCTGAAGCGGTAGGTAAATCTCGTACAACTGTAACCAACCTGCTACGTTTAAATAGCCTTGATAACGATGTAAAAATCTTATTGGAACATGGCGATATTGAAATGGGCCATGCTCGTGCCTTGTTAGCGTTAAGTGGAGAAACTCAAGCCGAAACTGCACGTAATGTTGCTGCCAAAGGATTAACAGTTCGCGATACCGAAAAGCTAGTTAAGGCAGTTTTAAATCCTAAAGCCCCTAAACAAGCAGCTAAAGTTGATCCAGATATTAACAGATTAGAGCAAAGAATAAGCGAACGCTTAGGTGCTGGTGTAAAAATTCAGCAAAACAAAAAAGGCCAAGGTAAGTTGGTTATAGACTATGCAAACTTGGATGAATTAGATGCTATTTTGGCGCTCTTCATCGATTCCGATGAAACACTTTAG
- a CDS encoding ATP synthase subunit I, producing the protein MSGSLTTEVRLKALYFVIFQTGFVALLTLKSGFFFDKETAISVLLGGIIFLLPNALFTAMAFMFVGARHRKYVVLSFYLGEVVKLSLTAIMFILAFALLEVVPLALLLGFVLSTLTQWTASIFLSNKNRMINGC; encoded by the coding sequence ATGTCTGGGTCTTTAACAACAGAAGTACGCCTTAAAGCGTTATATTTTGTTATCTTTCAGACAGGGTTTGTCGCACTGCTAACACTTAAAAGTGGTTTCTTTTTTGATAAAGAAACTGCCATTTCAGTGTTACTCGGAGGAATAATCTTTTTACTACCAAATGCGCTGTTTACTGCCATGGCATTTATGTTTGTGGGAGCTAGACATCGAAAATACGTAGTATTGAGCTTTTATCTCGGGGAAGTCGTAAAACTTTCTCTAACAGCCATTATGTTCATACTGGCCTTTGCCTTGCTTGAAGTGGTGCCTCTAGCACTATTGCTTGGCTTTGTTCTTAGTACTTTAACGCAATGGACTGCCTCTATTTTTCTTAGTAACAAAAATAGGATGATAAATGG